Proteins from one Phaenicophaeus curvirostris isolate KB17595 chromosome 18, BPBGC_Pcur_1.0, whole genome shotgun sequence genomic window:
- the LOC138728495 gene encoding neuritin-like, giving the protein MGQRGTAVLLLALGHLAGLQASGTACANIYQGFSDCVLKLGENMATYGEVDGLELQELPRVCGYWDEFHTCALAALWECQKEAAAIWEMLRKESRKIKFQGSLFDLCSPSTAQSFAWTHVPNISILSIPLIVTWLNL; this is encoded by the exons ATGGGGCAGCGGGGCACGGCCGTGCTGCTGCTCGCCCTCG GGCACCTGGCTGGGCTGCAGGCGTCGGGCACTGCCTGTGCCAACATTTACCAAGGCTTCTCGGACTGCGTCCTCAAGCTGGGGGAGAACATGGCCACGTATGGGGAGGTGGATGGCCTCGAGCTGCAGGAGTTGCCCCGAGTATGTGG GTACTGGGATGAATTTCACACGTGCGCACTGGCAGCACTCTGGGAGTGCCAGAAGGAAGCAGCAGCCATCTGGGAGATGCTGAGAAAAGAGTCTCGAAAAATCAAATTTCAAGGCAGCTTGTTCGacctctgcagccccagcacagcccaaAGCTTTGCCTGGACCCATGTTCCCAATATTTCCATCCTCAGCATCCCCCTCATCGTCACTTGGCTGAACTTATGA